The genomic segment CATCAGCTAGTGAGGTTAAGTTTCTAGCTACAAAAGCCGAAGCACCAGAAAATGTAGTTACAGTAGTAACTAAGGGCGCGCAGGTATATATGCCGTTACTTGAGCTTGTAGACTTAGAAAAAGAATTAGAAAGATTAAATAAAGAAAAAGAAAAACTAAAAAAAGAAATAGATAGAGTAGAGAAAAAGCTTTGTAATGAAAGATTCACAGCTAAAGCTCCAATTGAAGTGGTTGATGAGGAAAAAGCTAAGGGCGAAAAATATAAAGAAATGTATGATTTAGTAATTAAAAGTATAGAAAACTTGAAATAATCTTTAATAAAAAGCAAGATAAACTATAGAATAGACACTTGAAAAGTCTATTCTATAGTTTTTTTTTGTTTTTACCATACAAATAAAAAGTTGGAATATTGAAAAAAATGAATGGTGTGAGTTCAGCATACCAATAATTATGCAAGGTGTATTGATAAAGAACAGGAGAAAAGATTCTCTAATTTGATCTACTATAAGATAAGTGAAAAAAGGTGAATCTAATTTAGAGGTGGCCAACTATTAAAATAAATGAAACATATAAAAATATATTTCATTAGTTTAATTCTATTATTAATTCCTTTTTCATAAATAGAAATATAGATTACTATGAATTTATTTTCATAATGAAACCTGTTATATATACTAATGTATTTTACAAAACATACAAAATATATAAAAAACACGAAGGAATCACAAATAAAATATGGATAATATATGGATTTACTTACAAAAAATACATTGACTTCTGGAAAAATATTATTATACTTAAAATAAGATTAAAGGGGAGGACCTACGATAGTGCAAAATAATACTGTGAATATTTTTCATATCAGCATTTATAAAGGTTAAGATGGCTATGAAATATGAAGGAATATAAAAGATATATGAATAATATATTTAATTATTTTATTGTTGTAAAATGGACATGTTAAAAAAAATCGGATAAATCAAATGATTTGATAACGGAATAGTTACATGAAAATATTTTAAAATGAAATATTTATCCGGAGCAACTTCAATAGTATAAGTAATTCGAATCTTTCAACAACGAGATAATCTTGTATTCTTAAAATTAATAAAGGTAAGATAATAAGCTATAATTCAAAAAACAAGATTAGTGTTTATATAAGGGGGAAGAAAAGTACCAATATTATAAGATGGGGGGGCAAAAGATGTTAAATTTCTGTGTTAAAAGACTATTTTCAACTGTGATTACAATCTTCGTCGTTATCACAATAACTTTTTTCTTAATGCGATTAATGCCTGGCGGACCATTTTCTGGTGAAAAAAAGCTTAATCCACAGGTTTTAGAGAATTTGAACAAGAAATTTGGTTTGGACAAACCTGTATTTAAACAATACACTATGTATCTAAAAAATCTTTCGCATGGGGACCTAGGTCCTTCAATGACATATGAAGGAAGAACAGTTAATGAAATTATAGGATATTCTCTTCCGGTTTCTGCTAGATTAGGTGTGGTTTCTGTAGGGTTTGCTATGGTATTAGGTGTATATCTAGGAATAGTTGCAGCCCTCCATCAAGGAAAATGGCCGGATAAATTATGTATGTTTATTTCAACCATTGGAATTACGGTACCAAGTTTTGTAATTGCGACACTAATGATTTATGTATTCGCAATAAGGATGGGTATATTTCATGCCATAGGGCTTGAATCTCCTATGGATTATGTTCTTCCGTCAATTGCTCTTGGAGCATCTTCGATGGCCTTTGTTGCAAGACTTGGAAGGTCGGCTTTACTTGATGTTATAAGGACGGATTATATTAGAGTTGCAAGGGCTAAGGGACTTTCTAAAAATGCAGTTATATATAAACATGCTTTAAGAAACTCATTAATTCCTATTGTAACTTATATTGGACCACTTCTTGCTGCTGTTTTAACTGGTAGCTTTGTAATTGAAGGGCTGTTTGGTATCCCAGGTATGGGCCGAGAATTCATTACAAGCATAACAAACAGAGATTACACCGTGATAATAGGTTTTGTAACTTTAGATGCTACCTTCTTAGTACTTTCTAATTTTGTTGTTGATATACTTTACGCAGTAATTGACCCAAGAATAAAAATTGAATAATAGGGGGTGCATAAACATGGAGATA from the Clostridium sp. CM027 genome contains:
- a CDS encoding ABC transporter permease, with the translated sequence MLNFCVKRLFSTVITIFVVITITFFLMRLMPGGPFSGEKKLNPQVLENLNKKFGLDKPVFKQYTMYLKNLSHGDLGPSMTYEGRTVNEIIGYSLPVSARLGVVSVGFAMVLGVYLGIVAALHQGKWPDKLCMFISTIGITVPSFVIATLMIYVFAIRMGIFHAIGLESPMDYVLPSIALGASSMAFVARLGRSALLDVIRTDYIRVARAKGLSKNAVIYKHALRNSLIPIVTYIGPLLAAVLTGSFVIEGLFGIPGMGREFITSITNRDYTVIIGFVTLDATFLVLSNFVVDILYAVIDPRIKIE